atggtcatcttataaatctcagttaggtgaattcaaatggttatgaggtattgataattgaaagataaacaagacggaaaataacatagagatacttatgcaattcattggtggaaatttcagataagcgtttggagatgctttgttactCCTGAACCTCTggtttcctattgtcttcatccaaccatgcatgctcccttccatggcaagttatatgatcctctcagtgaaaatggtctggctacgatctttgtacggctaatcaactgtcggatttttTATCTCGGAtaaaaaataccaggcacagctactgcagggctaatcatctgacGGTTCTCACTAGCGTCGGAATAAGaatcattgatccttttgcacactgtcactgcgcccaacattcgcgagtttgaagctcttcacagtcatcccttcccagatcctactcggaataccacagacaaggtttagactttcccgatctcaggaatgctgtctattattctagcctataccacaaagatccTAATCTCAGATTtagatgctctgttgtcaggagagatgATGTGAATCTTTGAatagagacccaagagaatatactccggctgtcgtccaatgactacgttgaacatcatgtagaccgctttgtggttatcaggcacggggatcttggctaagcgagtactgaagatagaaagtgattgtcacgggtcaccccttcagtctgacttaactgaattatgtacaagagtatatcttggagaagaagtaggcgtgaattgaatgaaaaaccatagtacttgcattaattcatgaggaacagcagagctcctcaccttgatctatgaggtgtagaaactccaccgttgaaaatacataagaacaaagggtctaggcatggccaaatggccagcctccaaaaaggGTTTGAAGAACTCCAAAAGGTCCAAGACttcgaatacaatagtaaaaagtgctatttatactaaactagtaaactaggtttacaaaaaatgagtagatagtgcagaaatccactttcggagcccacttggtgtgtgtttgggctgagccttGAAGCCTTCACGTGCATAcaccatccttggagttaaacgccagctttggtgccagttctggcgttttactccagaaaagggtctctggtgggcgtttggacgccagtttgagacatcaaatctcgggcaaagtataaactattatacattgctggaaagctcaagatgtctactttccaacacaattgagagcacgccaattgggcttctgtagctctataAAATCCAcatcgagtgtagggaggtcagaatccaacagcatctgcagtcttttctcagcctctgaataagatttttgctcaagtctctcaatttcagccagaaaatatctaaaatcatagaaaaatacacaaactcatagtaaagtctagaaatgtgaattttgcataaaaactaataaaaatttactaaaaagtgactaaaacatactagaaactacctaaaaacaatgccaaaaagcgtataaattatccgctcatcaaagaccGACCTATACCTACAGACGCCttagcaaaaataaaattgacaaaTATTGAAGACCATCACACTATATTGGAGATGCTTTACAAGGGCAAGCAAAGGAACACCTTATCAAACTACTGCAGCAAAATATTGACTTGCTTGCCTGGACTCTGACAGACATGTCAGGTATTGACCCAAATATCATCTGTTATAGACTTGCTATCAACCCATCAATCCAACCTATAGCCCAGAAAAAGCTTCACCTTGGTACAGACAAGAGGGAAGCCTTCTTAGGAGAAACTCAGAAACTACTCAATGCTGGATTCATAAAGAAACTCATATTAACAAGCTGGTTAACAAATGTGGTCATGGTTAAAAAACACAATGGTAAGTGGAAGATGTGTGTGGACTATACTGATCTCAAAAAGGCATGCCCAAAAGGCGCATATCCTTTACCTTATATTGACAAATTAGTTGATAGCTCATCTGATTTTCAATGCTTAAGTTTCATAGATGCATATTCTGGCTATAACCAAATACTTATGTATATGTCTGACCAAGATAAAACCGTTTTCATTACTGACCATGGTAAGTTTTGTTATAAGGTTATGTCATTTGGACTAAAAAATGCAGGTGCAACTTATCATAGG
This sequence is a window from Arachis duranensis cultivar V14167 chromosome 2, aradu.V14167.gnm2.J7QH, whole genome shotgun sequence. Protein-coding genes within it:
- the LOC107474361 gene encoding uncharacterized protein LOC107474361, with the translated sequence MSGIDPNIICYRLAINPSIQPIAQKKLHLGTDKREAFLGETQKLLNAGFIKKLILTSWLTNVVMVKKHNGKWKMCVDYTDLKKACPKGAYPLPYIDKLVDSSSDFQCLSFIDAYSGYNQILMYMSDQDKTVFITDHGATYHRLMDKIFANQIGRNIENFVILHFTAREVRLRIIGCYINVGIRVLVIEVELVDGVIGGEVGRGGIEEQGQGRRGAVEVEGVRVGEERDGEKEDEEAE